Proteins encoded by one window of Arachis ipaensis cultivar K30076 chromosome B04, Araip1.1, whole genome shotgun sequence:
- the LOC107637050 gene encoding ABC transporter G family member 9-like has product MTLRVAKSMDLQLDIETEATHHANLPVLLKFYDVVYKTKPEKERFIENTKVEGKTILKGVSGIVQPGEILAMLGPSGSGKTTLLTALGGRLGGKLSGNITYNGKTFSNAMKRLTGFVTQDDVLYPHLTVTETLIFTALLRLPSSRFTKEEKIMQAKIVIDQLGLTECKDSMIGGPCLRGVSGGERKRVSIGQEMLINPSLLLLDEPTSGLDSTTAQKIVSTLSELASDGEKTIVMTIHQPSSRIYYLFHKVLLLSEGNLMYFGMGSEAVKYFSSIDYAPSMDMNPSDFLLDLANGIYTGQPNEDHTLNKKKLISSYKEHFSDTIEPMFHEKCDFDKNEGRFEDEKSFGSWPTSWWQQFFLLLRRDVKERRHQSFSCILIFEVIAAAIITGLVWYKSDISHLQDQLGLLYNMINFWFAFPLYRAIFTFPQERPMLEKERSSAMYRLSSYLMAKSVADLPIELVLPTAYLIITYWMTGLKVNAVNFLCTLSTVLLHVLVAQGVGLAIGAIVMDMKSVTTLAAIIMLIFMLSAGYFVQHLPKFIAWLKYISPSYYTYLLLIGSQYKSSETYPCSNNNGECSVAEFPMIRTQMVLDMKEQAMAALALVIMLIGYRIVAYIALLRIGVTKSKA; this is encoded by the exons ATGACTCTGAGGGTTGCTAAGAGCATGGATCTCCAGTTAGATATAGAGACTGAAGCTACTCACCATGCAAATCTCCCTGTACTTCTCAAG TTCTATGATGTTGTTTATAAAACTAAGCCAGAGAAAGAGAGATTCATAGAGAACACAAAGGTGGAAGGAAAAACAATACTGAAAGGTGTTTCAGGCATTGTTCAACCAGGTGAAATTCTAGCCATGTTAGGCCCATCCGGGAGCGGCAAAACAACTCTCCTAACAGCATTAGGAGGCAGACTTGGAGGAAAACTCTCCGGAAACATAACTTACAATGGCAAAACTTTCTCGAATGCAATGAAGCGTCTTACCGGCTTTGTTACTCAAGATGATGTTCTGTATCCTCATCTCACTGTCACTGAGACTCTAATCTTCACCGCGCTTCTTAGATTGCCAAGTAGTAGGTTCaccaaagaagaaaaaataatgcAAGCAAAAATTGTGATAGATCAACTAGGCTTAACTGAGTGCAAAGATAGCATGATTGGAGGGCCATGTTTGAGAGGGGTTTCTGGGGGGGAGAGGAAAAGGGTTAGTATTGGGCAAGAAATGTTAATAAATCCAAGCTTGTTGCTTTTGGATGAACCAACCTCTGGCTTAGATTCGACGACGGCGCAAAAAATTGTATCAACTTTGTCTGAGCTAGCAAGTGATGGAGAGAAAACTATTGTGATGACAATACACCAACCTTCTAGTAGGATATACTACTTGTTTCACAAGGTCTTACTCTTATCAGAAGGGAACCTTATGTATTTTGGAATGGGTTCAGAAGCTGTTAAATACTTCTCAAGCATTGACTATGCTCCTTCTATGGACATGAATCCTTCTGACTTCCTACTTGATCTTGCAAACG GTATTTACACCGGTCAACCGAATGAGGACCATACCTTAAACAAGAAGAAACTGATTTCTTCCTACAAGGAACACTTTAGTGACACAATAGAACCAATGTTTCATGAAAAGTGTGACTTTGATAAAAATGAAGGTAGATTTGAAGATGAAAAAAGCTTTGGGAGTTGGCCTACCAGCTGGTGGCAGCAATTCTTTCTGCTGCTAAGAAGAGATGTCAAAGAGAGAAGACATCAATCATTCTCTTGCATTCTAATTTTTGAAGTTATTGCGGCTGCCATTATTACGGGGCTAGTTTGGTACAAGTCTGATATTTCCCACTTGCAGGATCAG CTTGGACTTTTATACAACATGATTAACTTCTGGTTCGCCTTCCCTCTCTACCGAGCAATATTCACCTTTCCCCAAGAAAGACCAATGTTGGAGAAAGAAAGATCCTCTGCTATGTACAGACTCTCCTCATACTTAATGGCAAAGTCGGTGGCGGATCTTCCAATTGAGCTTGTCCTTCCAACTGCATACCTCATCATAACCTATTGGATGACAGGTCTGAAAGTGAATGCAGTTAACTTCTTGTGCACGCTATCTACCGTCTTACTCCACGTGTTAGTCGCACAAGGGGTCGGCCTTGCCATCGGCGCCattgtgatggatatgaaatCTGTGACCACATTGGCTGCAATAATCATGCTAATTTTCATGCTTTCAGCTGGATACTTTGTTCAACATTTACCAAAATTTATAGCATGGTTGAAGTATATTTCCCCAAGTTACTACACATACCTGCTATTGATAGGATCTCAGTATAAATCTAGTGAGACATACCCATGCTCTAACAATAATGGTGAGTGTTCAGTTGCAGAATTTCCTATGATAAGGACACAAATGGTGCTTGATATGAAAGAGCAAGCCATGGCTGCATTGGCTCTAGTTATAATGCTTATAGGTTATAGAATTGTGGCTTATATTGCGCTATTGAGGATTGGAGTGACAAAGAGCAAGGCTTAA